In Flavobacterium luteolum, the DNA window TTTCCGTCAACATCCCATACATATACGCCTTCTCCACGCTCTAAAACTACAGGAAGCGGATGGTAATTATGAGCTCCATATTTGTTTTCTTTTTCAATCAAAACCTCTGATTTTGATGAAAGTGTTTTTTCTGTACTTATCATAATATGCTTTTTATTTCCACAAAAATATTAAATTTAAACAAATAATAATCCAAAAAACAATATTTTGACTTAAATATAACAAAATCAAAGTCAAAACTTAAAATTTGCCACCTCTAAAAAAGCATATTTATTTTTTCGAGAATAAGATTAGATGACCGTTTATTAAAAAAAAGAATTACTTTTATAAATCGCAAAAGACTCAATTTTAAAACGATTTTTACTGAATGGAATTATTAGACGAATTTGATATTAGTATTCTCAAAGAATTAGAAAAAGACGGAAGAATGGCTTTCTCAGCTATCGCCACTAATCTTAAAATATCAAATACAATGGTGCATCAGCGTATTAACAGAATGATTGAACAAGGTGTAATTGGCGGGATTAAACCCATTATTCAGGAAAAGAAAATTGGTTACGACTGGGCTTCTTTTACTGGACTTACATTAAACAAAGATTCAGATTCTGAACGAATTATTGAAGCGCTTAAAGAAATCCCTGAGATTACCGAATGTTATTATGTAACCGGTTCTTTTACGCTTTATATAAAAATCATTGCGAAAAATCATGAGCACATGCGTCGTATTCTTTACGAAAAAATCGATGGAATTCCTGGTATTGACAAGACTGATTCTATTGTAGAATTGGGATGTGCTTTTAAACGAAACATATCACTATAAGAGAA includes these proteins:
- a CDS encoding Lrp/AsnC family transcriptional regulator; this encodes MELLDEFDISILKELEKDGRMAFSAIATNLKISNTMVHQRINRMIEQGVIGGIKPIIQEKKIGYDWASFTGLTLNKDSDSERIIEALKEIPEITECYYVTGSFTLYIKIIAKNHEHMRRILYEKIDGIPGIDKTDSIVELGCAFKRNISL